The following are encoded together in the Acidobacteriota bacterium genome:
- a CDS encoding DEAD/DEAH box helicase has product MVTATRIPLAPGARVVIRDEEWIVRRVDPSSDGGDLLVCDGVSEVVRGRTAQFLTVLEDDRIEVLDPAETTLVADTSPHFNAGLLHIEAMLRRNLPNDDRIRLGHRAVMDVVPYQLDPALQALRQPRQRILIADATGLGKTLEAGILTTELVQRGRGTRILVVTLKSMLTQFQKEFWTRFSIPLVRLDSVGLAAVRNRIPANHNPFNYYDRTIISIDSLKNNLEYRNYLEQAWWDLIIIDECHNVAARATDSGLSRRARLARLLAGRSDALVLLSATPHDGSARSFASLVTLLDPTAISDPEDYTPEDYRDKGLVIRRFKKDIRDQVRQQFEDRETTVLRARASAEEDAAFEALLAVPFTHGGHRTAGRQHELLRLSLQKALFSSPAAAAQSTRNRMASLEQRELVTNETRAEHAALAELLEKVDAITPACFSRWQRLLQLLRDPSYGWSAQQDDDRVVIFSERLDTLAWLREELGRALKLRADDSDTSQVAVLHGELPDTAQMALVERFGRQTDPLRILLCSDVASEGLNLHHFCHRLVHFDLPWSLMVFQQRNGRIDRYGQTRKPLISYLLTSTDVERIKGDLRILEVLQRKDDRANQDLGDPSAFMHLCDPDAEAKKVAEVMAAGTDAEAFDRELERDAATTTEGEGDWLLNLFNAPPEATTSSALDAISEAPSLFPDDYGFAKAALEELGRGKAIAQWSHHDASRTLTVTAPADLQARLRQIPREARDADDRYVLTVERAHVAEAIERARQAKSAEESWPDLQYLWPQHPISEWLRDRVLVHFGRHTAPVLRSPHLAEGERALLMLALIPNRKGQPMVVEWRAVVLHASHSTASLEDFGTFVARAGLKAGALPNPNSSLDTLGLQADLRVAVARMQQHMAERQAGFAREMEARLSSTLARLEELQGRQLLQLQLRFEEMGGPENLRRGQKARREGEIHRVFDDYKKWVEDSLETEPHPHLQVLAAVCR; this is encoded by the coding sequence ATGGTGACCGCGACCCGCATTCCCCTTGCCCCTGGTGCTCGCGTCGTGATCCGCGACGAGGAATGGATCGTCCGCCGCGTGGATCCCTCGTCCGACGGCGGTGATCTCCTCGTCTGCGACGGCGTTTCCGAGGTCGTGCGCGGCCGCACGGCGCAGTTCCTGACGGTCCTCGAGGACGATCGCATCGAGGTGCTGGACCCGGCGGAGACGACGCTCGTGGCCGACACGTCTCCGCACTTCAACGCCGGCCTGCTGCACATCGAGGCGATGCTGCGGCGCAACCTGCCCAACGACGACCGCATCCGGCTGGGGCACCGAGCGGTGATGGACGTGGTGCCGTACCAGCTCGATCCGGCGCTGCAGGCGCTTCGGCAGCCGAGACAGCGCATCCTGATCGCCGACGCGACGGGGCTCGGCAAGACCCTCGAGGCGGGCATCCTCACCACCGAGTTGGTTCAGCGCGGTCGCGGGACGCGCATCCTCGTGGTGACGCTCAAGAGCATGTTGACGCAGTTCCAGAAGGAGTTCTGGACGCGCTTCTCGATTCCGCTCGTGCGGCTCGACTCCGTCGGGCTGGCCGCCGTGCGCAACCGCATTCCGGCCAACCACAATCCGTTCAACTACTACGACCGCACGATCATCTCGATCGACTCGCTGAAGAACAACCTCGAGTACCGCAACTACCTCGAGCAGGCGTGGTGGGATCTGATCATCATCGACGAGTGTCACAACGTGGCCGCGCGTGCGACCGACAGCGGCCTGTCGCGGCGCGCGCGCCTGGCTCGTCTGCTCGCGGGCCGTTCCGATGCCCTCGTCCTCTTGTCGGCAACGCCCCACGACGGGTCGGCGCGATCGTTCGCGTCGCTTGTCACCTTGCTCGACCCGACAGCAATCAGCGACCCCGAGGACTACACGCCGGAGGACTACCGGGACAAGGGCCTGGTGATTCGGCGGTTCAAGAAGGACATCCGCGACCAGGTGCGGCAGCAGTTCGAGGACCGCGAGACCACGGTGCTGCGTGCCAGGGCGAGCGCCGAGGAAGACGCGGCGTTCGAGGCGCTGCTCGCAGTGCCGTTCACCCATGGTGGACATCGCACGGCGGGCAGGCAGCATGAGCTCTTGCGGCTCTCGCTTCAGAAAGCGCTGTTCTCGAGCCCTGCGGCGGCCGCCCAGTCGACGCGCAATCGGATGGCTTCGCTCGAACAGCGAGAGCTGGTCACCAACGAGACGAGAGCGGAGCACGCCGCTCTCGCCGAGCTGCTGGAGAAGGTCGACGCCATCACGCCCGCGTGTTTCAGTCGCTGGCAGCGGCTCCTCCAGCTCCTGCGCGATCCGTCGTACGGATGGTCGGCACAGCAGGACGATGATCGGGTCGTGATCTTCTCGGAGCGCCTCGACACGCTGGCCTGGTTGCGCGAGGAGCTGGGACGCGCCCTGAAGCTGCGGGCAGACGACTCGGACACGAGCCAGGTCGCTGTGCTGCACGGCGAACTGCCGGACACGGCCCAAATGGCGCTTGTCGAGCGCTTTGGTCGCCAGACTGACCCGCTGCGTATCCTCCTGTGCTCCGATGTGGCCTCGGAGGGCCTCAACCTGCACCACTTCTGCCACCGGCTGGTGCACTTCGACTTGCCGTGGTCCCTGATGGTCTTCCAGCAGCGCAACGGACGCATCGACCGCTACGGCCAGACGCGGAAGCCGCTCATCAGCTATCTGCTAACCAGCACCGACGTCGAGCGAATCAAGGGCGACCTCCGAATCCTCGAGGTGCTCCAGCGCAAGGACGACCGCGCAAACCAGGACCTCGGCGATCCAAGCGCGTTCATGCACCTGTGCGATCCGGACGCCGAAGCAAAGAAGGTCGCAGAGGTCATGGCCGCCGGCACCGATGCGGAGGCTTTCGACCGCGAGCTCGAACGCGATGCGGCGACCACGACCGAAGGCGAGGGGGACTGGCTGTTGAACCTCTTCAACGCTCCTCCCGAAGCGACCACCTCGTCTGCGCTCGACGCCATCTCCGAGGCGCCGTCGCTGTTCCCCGACGACTATGGCTTCGCGAAGGCCGCGCTCGAGGAACTCGGGCGGGGCAAGGCCATCGCCCAGTGGTCGCACCATGATGCGAGCCGCACCCTCACCGTGACAGCACCGGCGGACTTGCAGGCGCGGCTCCGGCAGATTCCGCGCGAGGCACGCGATGCCGATGATCGCTACGTGCTGACCGTGGAGAGGGCGCACGTTGCCGAAGCCATCGAACGCGCCCGCCAGGCGAAGTCGGCCGAGGAGAGCTGGCCCGACCTGCAGTACCTCTGGCCGCAGCACCCAATCAGCGAGTGGCTCCGGGATCGCGTGCTGGTGCACTTCGGCCGGCACACCGCGCCCGTGCTCCGATCGCCTCACCTCGCTGAGGGCGAGCGAGCGCTGTTGATGCTCGCGCTGATCCCCAATCGAAAGGGGCAGCCGATGGTGGTGGAGTGGCGCGCCGTGGTCCTACACGCCTCGCACTCGACAGCCTCGCTCGAGGACTTCGGGACGTTTGTCGCGAGGGCGGGGCTGAAGGCCGGCGCGTTGCCGAATCCCAACTCGTCTCTGGACACCCTGGGCCTCCAGGCAGATCTCCGCGTTGCGGTCGCCCGTATGCAGCAGCACATGGCCGAACGGCAGGCCGGGTTCGCTCGTGAGATGGAAGCGCGCCTGTCGTCAACGCTCGCCAGACTCGAGGAACTGCAGGGTCGCCAACTGCTGCAGTTGCAACTCCGCTTCGAGGAGATGGGTGGGCCCGAGAACCTGCGCCGAGGGCAGAAGGCGCGCCGCGAAGGCGAGATCCACCGGGTGTTCGACGACTACAAGAAGTGGGTCGAGGACAGCCTCGAGACCGAGCCCCATCCGCACCTCCAGGTGCTCGCGGCGGTCTGCCGCTGA